GGGAAAATCCCTGTGCGGGCTCCCCCATGGCATGATGGTGGGCGTGCGGATCTCCCGCGCCGGGGATCGGGACGTTGGCGTAGAAAAGGAACCCGAAACCGACACTGGCGAGCGCCACGAGTGCCCAGGTCCAGCGCGGTCCCAGCGCGACGGCGGCCAGCGTCACATGTACGAGATAGAGCGCGCTGAAGGGATTGCTCGGTCCACCGCTCCAGTAGAGGAGCCCCGTCAGTGCGAGCGTGTCGAGGGCGAGCAACGCGCCGATCGTCCATTGGGGAAGCGCGCGGTCCTCGTCGCTTGCCAGCAGAGCGGTCGCCGTATTGGTTGCGGCAGTGAACGCAATCAGCGAAAGCAGCGCCGCCAGTGGCAGGGACACCCCGGCCGCATAGACGCCGAGCACGAGCGCGAGCTGCCCCGCCACGGCGCCCCAGCGCAGGCGAAGCAGCCACGCCAGCTTGATGCGATCGTCTGTTTCGAGTGTGTACAAGGGTTACCGGTGCTTTATGAATTTGCGGCTTGTCGTTTCGATTCCTGAAGCCAATGGACCCACTTTAGCACCTCCGAGCTGATGAATACCGGGGATGCGACCAGCAAAATGAGACCCCAGTCTCGGAGCGAGAGCGCCTCGGTATCCAGGAAGTGCTCGAGACCCGGCACGTGCACCGCGGCGACCTGCAATCCCACGTTGATGCTGACTGCGGCCAGCAGCCAGGTATTGGTGAAAAAGCCAATCTTTGAGAGCGGAACACGCAGCGCGCGGAAGTTGAAGACGTTCACGAGTTCCAGAATTACGAGGCCCGTGAACGCCGCCGTGCGCGCCAGTGCCAGTGAGTGATCGTGCTCGAAGTAATAGAAGAGCCAGAGCGTGGCGAGTCCCTCGTAAGTACCAAGCAGAAGGACCTGCACAATCGCCCCGCGGTGGAGAATGGGCTGGTCCTGCCTCCGGGGCGGGCGATCCATCACGCCGGTCTCCACCGGTTCGAGTCCCAGCGCAATGGCCGAGATGCCGTCGGTCACCAGGTTTACCCAGAGAATCTGCACCGGAATCAGCACCAGCGGCCCGCCAATCAGAATGCTCAGGAAAATGAGCAGCAGCTCGCCCCAGTTCGTCGTGAGCAGGTAGCGCACGAATTTCTGGATGTTGTCGTACTGGCGGCGGCCCTCTTCAACAGCGCCGACGATGGAGGCGAAGTTGTCGTCGGTCAGCACCATGTCGGCCGCTGCTTTGGCGACGTCGGTGCCGCGAATGCCCATGGCGATGCCGATGTCGGCTTTCTTGAGCGCGGGCGCGTCGTTGACGCCGTCGCCGGTCATGGCAACCACTTCGCCCTGCGCCTGCAGCGCGCTTACCAGGCGCAGCTTGTGTTCGGGCGTGACGCGGGCAAAGACGGCATCGGTGGTGACGATCTTCTTGAGCTCTTCCTCGCTGATCTCATCGAGCTCTGGTCCGGTGATGGTGTGCGCAACGGGAAGGCCAATTTTGTGGGCGATTGCGGTGGCGGTCCGCGGGGAATCGCCGGTAATCATGAGCAGGTTGATGCCCGCGGAGCGGCACTCGGCAATGGCAGCGGGGACTTCCGGGCGCGGCGGATCGATGATGCCCGCGATGCCCAGCAGGGTCAGTGCCTGCTCGGGTTCGCCGCCGTGGTCCAGGGTGATGTCTTCATCGAACTCGCGCCGCGCAAGCGCCAGTGTGCGCAGGCCGCGGTTGGCCATTGCTTCGTAGGCCTCCATGCTTTTCGCGCGAAGCGCTTCATCCAGTGGCTGAATTTCCTCGCCCACGCGGATGTACGTGCAGCGCTCGAGAATCACCTCGGGCGCTCCTTTCACATGGGCGATGCGCCGGCCGTCTTCGCGGACCAGCACGGTCATTCGCTTGCGTGAGGAATTGAACGGGATCTCGGCTTCGACTTCGGAAAGATCTTTTTCGTCGAGTCCCGCTTTGTGGGCGGCAACGAGCAGCGCGGCTTCGGTCGGCTCCCCGTAGCGCTGCCAGTGACCCTCATCGTCCTGGGTGATTCGGGAATGATTGCAGTTGAGGGCAGTATAGAGAAGCGCCATCAGGTCGCTGCGCGAGTCGGGCTCGATGACGGTATCGCCCGAATGAAACTCTCCGGCCGGGGCGTAACCGGTTCCTGAGACCTGCACCGCGCCGGCGGGCATCCAGAATTCCTCGACGGTCATCTCGTTCTGGGTGAGCGTTCCGGTCTTGTCGGTGCAGATCACCGAGGCCGCGCCGAGTGCCTCGGCCGCCTGCAGGCGACGGAGCAGCGCGCGGCGACGCACCATCGCGCGAATGCCCAGTGCCAGCGTGATCGTCACAACCGCGGGGAGACCCTCGGGCACGACCGCAACGGCCAGGGAAATGCCCGTGAGGAACATCTCCATCAGGGGCTTTCCGACAAGGAGCCCCGCGAGTACAACGATCGCAGTGACGCCGACGGAGATGTAGCCGAGTGTGCGCCCCAACTGGGCCAACTTGATCTGCAAGGGCGTCTCGTCGGTGGAGACTGTCTGGGTGAGTTCGGCGATGCGTCCGAATTCGCTGCGCATGCCGGTGCTCACCACCACGCCGCGGGCGCGGCCGTTGGTGACGGTGGTGCCCATCCAGGTCATGCACGCGCGCTCGGCAAGCGGCGCGTGTGCTTCGACGGGATCAAGGGACTTTTCGACGGAGTCGGACTCCCCCGTGAGTGAAGACTCGTCGGCTTTGAGTTGCAGGGTTTGGATCAGGCGCAGGTCGGCGGGAATGCGTGCGCCGGTTTCGAGCAGGACGATGTCGCCGGGAACCAGCTCGCTCGCATTGATGCGTTGCTCGCGGCCTTCGCGCAGTACCGTGCAGGTCGGCGAGAGCATGTGCTGGAGAGCTTCAATCTCACGCTCGGCCTTCCACTCCTGCACAAATCCAAGGATGCCGTTGAGAATGACGATGATGATGATGGAAATGCCGTCGCTGATCTCACCGATGACCAGAGAGATCGCGGCAGCCGCGGCGAGAATTCCGATGAGAATGCTGGCGAACTGGCGGGCAAAGACCTGATACCAACGAACCTTCTCGCCGGCCACCAGTTCGTTGGTGCCGTATTGTTCGAGCCGGGCGCGGGCCAGCTCGGGTGAGAGCCCGGTGGCCGGGTCGACCTCCAGGGCACGGGTCGCTTCTTCGGCCTCCAGCGTGTGCCAGACTCGGGTTTCGGGAATGTTTGCTTCTTCGCTCATCTGCGCCTATCAGGGCTGCGTGGCGGGAATGTGGCAGCGCAGTTGGCACGGCCAACTCTGCCATTGCCCCGTAACCCGCCGGAATCATGGCAGGTAAAGCAGGATTCTGCATCCATGGTTGCTGACAACACCCTCATTGACTGAAGAGTCAATTACCGGAATACTTCCCCATCATGGCTACCAAACGCCTCTCAAGCGCCAAGGGGCGCAACCGAAGCTCCAACAAAGCCGCTGCAGCGGAGAAGCGCAAGCTGATCCTTGACGCTGCGGTCAAGGTATTCGCACGCAAGGGCTACTACGGCTGCCGGGTCTCCGACATCGCCGAAGAAGCCAAGATCGCCTACGGCTTGGTCTACCACTACTTCAAGAGCAAGGAGGATGTGCTCAACTCCATCTTCCGTGAGCGCTGGGGTGTGTTCGTCGAGCTGCTCAAGTGGCTTGAGCAGCAGGAAATGCCGCTCAACGACAAGCTCAGCCGCATCGTCGGCGCGGTTCTCGAGGGCTATCGCCTCAACTCCGAAATGATGGAAGTGGTGGTCATGGAGATCGCCCGTAACTCGAAATTTTTCGACAAGACCAACGTCGAGCCCGTCAAGCAGGCCATCGGCTGCATCGAGGGCATGATCCGCCGGGAGATCGAGGCCGGGCGCATTCGGCCTGGAGTCGAGCCCCGCGTAGCGGCTTACACCTTCTTCAGCAATGTCGAGGCGCTGATGACCGGTTCGGTGCTGGGGGCTTTCGTGGTGAGCAACGCCGAGGAACAGAACCGCCTGCGTGACCAGGTGGTGGATATGTTCCTCCATGGAATCGCCCCCGAAGGCGCTGCCTGAACCGGCACAAAAGTTCATAAAATTGCTCTTTTACTCCCGGGGGGTTCCGGCTAGTACTTTCAATCGATGAGCGGGCCGCAACACACAGAGCCTTTGGGCGAATTCCTGGTCAAGAATGGCGTCTGCAAGGACGCTGAGATCGAGAAAGCCCTCAATGCCCAGGTTGTCTACGGCGGCAAGCTGGGCACCAATCTGCTCGAGCAGGGCCTGATCGACCTGCGCACGCTGGCCAAGGCGCTGGGCAAGGTTCACCACGTTCGCGCCCTCGATCCCATGCAACCCATTCGCATCCCCGAAACGGCGGTGCGCATGTTCCCGCCGCGCTTTGCCAAGCAGCACGGGGCCATCCCGCTCTCCGACGACGGCAAGAAGCTCTTCGTCCTGATGATGGACCCCTCCAACCGCAACACACTGGAGACCATCGCCAAGGGCACGCGCCGCCAGGTCTTTCCGGTGATCCTGCCGGAAGTGCGCCTGCGCCTGCTGCTCGAAAAGTATTACGGCATCCAGCAGGATCTTCGCTACCTCACGCTGGCGCGCAATCTGGCCGCCAACGACGGGCGCATCCCGCCGCCCGCGCCCGAGAAACAGGCCGCCGACGACGATGACTTGATGAGCGAAGAGGTCTTTCAGGAGCAGCTCTCCAAGATGGGGGGCGCTGCCGGCGCCGGCCTGCACGTTGTCGACCGCGAGCAGCTTGCCGCCGAGGCCGGCGCCTCGCCCGACGAGATCATTCCCGAAGAAGACGAAGTCCTTGAAATCGCCGAGGACGATCTCATCCCCATCGAAGACGAGGGTGAGGACGAAGAGTGGGCATCCTACATGGGAGAGGCCGCCGCCGAGCCGGTCGACCTGCCCGTGGATGCGACCTTTGAAGATTCGCAGGCCATTCTCGAAGCCGACCTCGAAGACGAGGAAGAAGAACTCCAGCCCATCGACATGCAGGAGGCGATTGCGCGCCTCGAAGCGGCGAAAAACCGCGACGACATCGCCAAGGCGATGCTGGCCCTGTGCCGCAATACCTTCCCGCGCGCGGTGCTCTTCCTGGCCCGCCGCGGCCGCCTCTCCGGCTGGGACGCCGCGGGCGAGGGCATCGACGTCCAGACCATCCGCAATCTGATGATCTCGCTCCAGCAGCCCAGCGCCTTTAAGCTGGTCTACGACACCAGCGCCCACTTCCTGGGGGCGATGCAGCCGGGCGAGATCAATGACGGCTTCATGAAGATGCTCGGCGGGGAGCCCCCGCGCAGCGTGTTCCTCTACCCCATCCTCTTCCGCGGCAAGGTGGTCAACATGATCTACGCCGATGGAGGGCCCGGCAAGAATGCGCCGGTGGACGTCTCGGACCTGCTGATCGTGGGGCCCAGGGTGCCCCAGACCTTCGAGCGCCTGCTTCAGCGCGCCCGGGGCAAGGGCTGAGCCACTTTCCCGCGATTTCCGCTCAGGCCGGGAAACCCCCGTAATCTTTGCAATACCGGGCCTATCTGGTATAGAAATCCCCATCCGAGCCATCTGGAATGGCGAAGCACGAGGAGAGGTCTGCGCCCATGAGCATGGACGTCGTTGGAAAACATTTTGCCAAGATCGAGCAGATGATGCAGCAGTTCGTCGAGGCGCAGCCCCTGGTGGCCAGCGTCTCGATTGTCGACGGCGACGGTGTGCTGGTGGGGGGCTATCCCAAGAACCCCGACGACGAGCTCTCGCTCGGCGCCATGGTTTCGGCCGCCACTGCCGCCAGCCCGACCATCGTGGGCGAGCTCAACTCCAACAAGCTCTACTCCATGGTGGTGCTCGCCGATAAGGGCGGCATTCTCTTCTACCAGCTTCCCGACAACCTGGTGCTGGCGGTCAAGCTGGCCAAGCCCGGCAAAATCGGTGCGCTCTTTGCCGCCTGCCAGGGCTTCATCAAGCAGGTGCTCTCGCTGCCTGTCTAAGAAAGAATCACCCACAAAAAAGGGCGCCCGATGGGCGCCCTTTTTTGTGGGTGATTCGCTCAGCCCCCGCGCCCCCTTCGGGGGAGCTGTCCGCTGGAGCTTTGAGGAAGCGGACTGAGGGGGTGTTGGTGCCAGCGCGCTGAAGATCTGAGTCGCCCTGCGACGTCCCCCCTCAGTCACCTTGCGGTGACAGCTCCCCCGGAGGGGGAACGGGGAAGGTGCATCTACCTGTTTGATGCAGTTTCGGTAGATTCTTTGAACCGCGCGGCCAAATTCTCGCCCCCATAGAGGGTGCGGTAGAGACCCCACGAGCGGTAGACCTTCTTCACATAGTTACGTGTTTCGTGAAAGGGGATCTCCTCGACGAAGATGTCGAGATCGAGATGCCCGTTGCGCTTCTTCCACTTCTCCACGTTGTGGGGCCCGCCGTTGTAGGAGGCGATCGCCATGACCGGATTTCCGCCGAATCGACGCACCAGTTTCGCGAGGTAGTAGGTGCCGAAACGGATGTTTGTCTCCGGATCGTAGAGACGCTCGGGATCGAAATCGCGCATCCGGTGGGCGCTGGCAATCTGCTCGCCGGTGGGCGGGATGATCTGCATGAGCCCGCGCGCGTCGGCCCACGAAGTGATTTGCGGGTCGAAGTGGCTTTCCTCGCGAATGATCGAGAGCACCAGATGCGGGTCGATACCGTTTCGGTGGGCGTACTGATCGACGAAGGTCGAGAAACCCAGCGGGTAGAGCACTTCCCAGTGGTCGCGGTTGTCCTCGGCGACGACCGGAGGGCGGCCCCCGTCGATGCGGAAGGCAAGGCGCTGGGCCGAGCGCCAGGCGCCCGCACGCTCGAAAAGCGGCACAAGTGCCCGCCAGGCATCCTTGCCCTTGTTGGCATCGGCCGCGCGGGAGAGTTCGTCCTCGGCTTCCCGGAGCAGGCCCAGCGCGATGAGCTCGCCGGCATTCTTGACCGCGCCGGGCATTTCCCACTGGTAGCGATCCACCTGCGCGGTGAGCCAGGCCTCGGACTCATCGACGACGTGACGTTCGGGCAGCGTGCGCTCGATGCCGCTTTCACGCTCGGAGAGCGCGACCAGCATGGAGTCGAAGGAACGCTTCTCCATCCACATGCGTGCGAGCATGCCGTAGTAACTGGCCGGGCGCTCCGAGAGAAGCAGCTCCATGTGGTTGCGCGCGGTGGGTTGATCATTGGCCATCGCCGCGGCGCGGCCCGCCCAGTAAATCGCGCGCAGGTACTCGTCGGAATCGGGG
Above is a genomic segment from Chrysiogenia bacterium containing:
- a CDS encoding HAD-IC family P-type ATPase, which codes for MSEEANIPETRVWHTLEAEEATRALEVDPATGLSPELARARLEQYGTNELVAGEKVRWYQVFARQFASILIGILAAAAAISLVIGEISDGISIIIIVILNGILGFVQEWKAEREIEALQHMLSPTCTVLREGREQRINASELVPGDIVLLETGARIPADLRLIQTLQLKADESSLTGESDSVEKSLDPVEAHAPLAERACMTWMGTTVTNGRARGVVVSTGMRSEFGRIAELTQTVSTDETPLQIKLAQLGRTLGYISVGVTAIVVLAGLLVGKPLMEMFLTGISLAVAVVPEGLPAVVTITLALGIRAMVRRRALLRRLQAAEALGAASVICTDKTGTLTQNEMTVEEFWMPAGAVQVSGTGYAPAGEFHSGDTVIEPDSRSDLMALLYTALNCNHSRITQDDEGHWQRYGEPTEAALLVAAHKAGLDEKDLSEVEAEIPFNSSRKRMTVLVREDGRRIAHVKGAPEVILERCTYIRVGEEIQPLDEALRAKSMEAYEAMANRGLRTLALARREFDEDITLDHGGEPEQALTLLGIAGIIDPPRPEVPAAIAECRSAGINLLMITGDSPRTATAIAHKIGLPVAHTITGPELDEISEEELKKIVTTDAVFARVTPEHKLRLVSALQAQGEVVAMTGDGVNDAPALKKADIGIAMGIRGTDVAKAAADMVLTDDNFASIVGAVEEGRRQYDNIQKFVRYLLTTNWGELLLIFLSILIGGPLVLIPVQILWVNLVTDGISAIALGLEPVETGVMDRPPRRQDQPILHRGAIVQVLLLGTYEGLATLWLFYYFEHDHSLALARTAAFTGLVILELVNVFNFRALRVPLSKIGFFTNTWLLAAVSINVGLQVAAVHVPGLEHFLDTEALSLRDWGLILLVASPVFISSEVLKWVHWLQESKRQAANS
- a CDS encoding TetR/AcrR family transcriptional regulator, with the protein product MATKRLSSAKGRNRSSNKAAAAEKRKLILDAAVKVFARKGYYGCRVSDIAEEAKIAYGLVYHYFKSKEDVLNSIFRERWGVFVELLKWLEQQEMPLNDKLSRIVGAVLEGYRLNSEMMEVVVMEIARNSKFFDKTNVEPVKQAIGCIEGMIRREIEAGRIRPGVEPRVAAYTFFSNVEALMTGSVLGAFVVSNAEEQNRLRDQVVDMFLHGIAPEGAA
- a CDS encoding roadblock/LC7 domain-containing protein yields the protein MSMDVVGKHFAKIEQMMQQFVEAQPLVASVSIVDGDGVLVGGYPKNPDDELSLGAMVSAATAASPTIVGELNSNKLYSMVVLADKGGILFYQLPDNLVLAVKLAKPGKIGALFAACQGFIKQVLSLPV